The DNA segment CGTCGTGCTGGTCGCGGTGTTCGCCCCGCTCGGCGTCCGCAAGTACCGCCGCTACAGCCGCAGCTGACCCAGCAGGGTTCGACCTTCTCAGGCAGTGCCCGCGGCTGCGTGCGGATCTCCAACGTGCGGCAGGTGGTCAGCCGCCGAACGGCTGGGCGTCGAGGATGCGCACCCGCATCTGCTTGCCGTTGGGCAGCGAGTAGTCCGCCTCCGAGCCGACGGTCCCGTCGAGCACGGCGCCGCCCAAGGGGGACTGCGCGGAGTAGACCTCGATGTCGACGTCCCCGGCCTGCTCGCGGGAGCCGAGCAGGAACTGCTCCTTCTCGCCGTCCAGAGCGCCGCCGACGAACTCGACGCTGACGACCATGCCGGCCTTGACGGTGCCGTCTGCGGCCGGCGCCTCGCCGACCTGGGCGGTCTCCAGGAGGTGCCGCAGCTGCTTGATGCGGGCCTCCATCTTGCCCTGCTCCTCCTTGGC comes from the Actinomycetes bacterium genome and includes:
- the greA gene encoding transcription elongation factor GreA encodes the protein MTTWLTQDAYDRLKSEYEQLAGEGRTSISKKIEAAREEGDLKENGGYHAAKEEQGKMEARIKQLRHLLETAQVGEAPAADGTVKAGMVVSVEFVGGALDGEKEQFLLGSREQAGDVDIEVYSAQSPLGGAVLDGTVGSEADYSLPNGKQMRVRILDAQPFGG